One Ailuropoda melanoleuca isolate Jingjing chromosome 14, ASM200744v2, whole genome shotgun sequence DNA segment encodes these proteins:
- the SMPD4 gene encoding sphingomyelin phosphodiesterase 4 isoform X7 — MMKLVYKLQAEDYKFDFPVTYLPGPVKASIQERVLPDSPLYHNKVQFPPTGGLGLNLALNPFEYYMFFFALSLITQKPLPGTLHIRTSDCAYFILVDRYLSWFLPTEGSVLPPLSSSPGGPSPSPAPRTPAMPFASYGLHHTSLLKRHISHQTSVNADPASHEIWRSETLLQVFVEMWLHHYSLEMYQKMQSPHAKLEVLHYRLSVSSALHSPAQPSLQALHAYQESFTPSEEHVLVVRLLLKHLHAFSGSLKPEQVSASAHSHATSPLEEFKRAAVPRFVQQKLYLFLQHCFGHWPLDASFRAVLEMWLSYLQPWRYAPEKQAQSSACQPRCVSDRWAPFVQENLLMYTKLFVGFLSRALRTDLVSPKNALMVFRVAKVFAQPNLAEMIQKGEQLFLEPELVIPHRQHRLFTAPPFTGSFLSSWPPAVTDTSFKVKSHVYSLEGQDCKYTPMFGPEVRTLVLRLAQLITQAKQTAKSISDQCGESTAGRPFLSWLGFCSTDTNGCYPANDLDEMGQDSVRKTDEYLEKALEYLCQMFRLSEAQLAQLTLAMGTTRDENGKKQLPDCIVGEDGLILTPLGRYQIINGLRRFDIEYQGDSELQPIRSYEIASLVRMLFRLSSAINHRFAGQMAALCSRADFLGSFCRYHLMEPGLTGRHLLSPVARGYAASRARGPRLSLRLLGSYRTLLSLLLAFVVASLFHIGPLPCVLLLVLGYLLYAVAMTLLTERSKLHQL; from the exons ATGATGAAGTTGGTTTATAAGCTTCAGGCCGAAGACTATAAGTTTGACTTTCCTGTCACCTACCTGCCC GGCCCCGTGAAAGCATCCATCCAGGAGCGCGTGCTCCCCGACAGCCCTCTGTACCACAACAAGGTCCAGTTCCCCCCGACGGGGGGCCTCGGCCTGAACTTGGCCCTCA ATCCGTTCGAGTACTACATGTTCTTCTTTGCTTTGAGCCTCATCACTCAGAAG CCACTCCCTGGGACTCTCCACATACGAACTTCAGACTGTGCGTATTTCATCCTCGTGGACAGGTACCTGTCATGGTTCCTGCCCACAGAAGGCAGTGTGCTCCCCCCGCTCTCCTCCAGTCCCGGGGGGCCCAGCCCCTCACCAGCTCCCAG GACGCCAGCCATGCCCTTCGCTTCCTATGGCCTCCATCACACCAGCCTCCTGAAGCGACACATCTCTCATCAGACGTCTGTGAACGCAGACCCCGCCTCCCATGAGATCTGGAGGTCCGAAACTCTGCTCCAG GTTTTTGTTGAAATGTGGCTTCATCATTATTCCTTGGAGATGTACCAAAAAATGCAGTCCCCTCACGCCAAG CTGGAGGTTCTGCACTACCGACTCAGTGTCTCCAGCGCCCTACACAGCCCTGCCCAACCCAGCCTCCAGGCCCTCCACGCCTACCAA GAGTCCTTCACGCCCAGCGAGGAGCACGTGCTGGTGGTGCGCCTGCTGCTGAAGCATCTGCACGCCTTCTCCGGCAGCCTGAAGCCCGAGCAGGTCTCTGCCTCCGCCCACTCGCACGCCACCAGCCCCCTGGAGGAGTTCAAACG GGCCGCCGTCCCGAGGTTTGTCCAGCAGAAGCTCTACCTCTTCCTGCAGCACTGCTTCGGCCACTGGCCCCTGGACGCGTCGTTCAGAGCT GTCCTGGAGATGTGGCTGAGCTACCTGCAGCCCTGGAGGTACGCGCCGGAGAAGCAGGCCCAGAGCAGCGCCTGCCAGCCCCGCTGTGTGTCTGACAGATG GGCGCCTTTTGTGCAGGAGAACTTGCTCATGTACACCAAACTGTTCGTTGGCTTCCTAAGCCGCGCGCTTCGCACCGACCTGGTCAGCCCCAAGAATGCACTCATGGTGTTCCGAGTGGCCAAAGTCTTTGCCCAGCCCAACCTGGCTGAGATGATCCAGAAAG GGGAGCAGCTGTTCCTGGAGCCCGAGCTCGTCATCCCACACCGCCAGCACCGCCTCTTCACAGCTCCCCCCTTCACCGGCAGCTTCCTGTCCTCATGGCCGCCGGCTGTCACTGACACCTCCTTCAAGGTGAAGAGCCATGTCTACAGCCTGGAGGGCCAGGACTGCAAGTACACCCCGATGTTCGGGCCTGAGGTCCGGACGCTG GTCTTGCGCCTGGCTCAGCTCATCACGCAGGCCAAGCAGACGGCCAAGTCCATCTCTGACCAGTGTGGGGAGAGCACGGCCGGCCGGCCCTTTCTGTCCTGGCTGGGCTTCTGCTCCACAGACACGAATGGCTGCTACCCAGCCAACGACCTGGACGAGATGGGCCAGGACAGTGTCCGCAAGACAGACGAGTACCTAGAGAAGGCGCTGGAGTACCTGTGCCAGATGTTCCGA CTCAGTGAGGCCCAGCTCGCCCAGCTCACACTCGCCATGGGGACAACACGAGATGAGAACgggaagaagcagctcccagaCTGCATCGTGGGAGAGGACGGACTCATCCTCACGCCCCTGGGCCGGTACCAG ATCATTAATGGGCTGCGGAGGTTTGACATCGAATACCAGGGGGACTCGGAGCTGCAGCCCATCCGGAGCTACGAGATTGCCAGCCTGGTccgcatgctcttccgactgtcGTCTGCCATCAACCACAGG TTTGCAGGCCAGATGGCAGCCCTGTGTTCCCGGGCCGACTTCCTCGGCAGCTTTTGTCGCTACCACCTCATGGAGCCCGGGCTGACAGGCAGGCACCTGCTGAGCCCCGTGGCGCGCGGGTACGCGGCCAGCCGTGCCCGGGGCCCGAGGCTCAGCCTGCGTCTCCTGGGCAGCTACCGGACGCTGCTCTCGCTGCTTCTGGCCTTCGTCGTGGCCTCCCTGTTCCATATCGGGCCCCTGCCCTGCGTCCTGCTCCTCGTGCTGGGCTACCTCCTCTACGCTGTGGCCATGACGCTGCTGACCGAGCGCAGCAAACTGCACCAGCTCTGA
- the SMPD4 gene encoding sphingomyelin phosphodiesterase 4 isoform X5 yields MTTFRRRVAEWRSPSLRQATLWAPQWFPKTAVVSGPQEAAMAFPHLQQPSFLLASLKADSINKPFAQRCQDLVKVIEDFPAKELHTIFPWLVESIFGSLDGVLVGWNLRSLHGRMSPVEYSIAMEFLDPGGPMMKLVYKLQAEDYKFDFPVTYLPGPVKASIQERVLPDSPLYHNKVQFPPTGGLGLNLALNPFEYYMFFFALSLITQKPLPGTLHIRTSDCAYFILVDRYLSWFLPTEGSVLPPLSSSPGGPSPSPAPRTPAMPFASYGLHHTSLLKRHISHQTSVNADPASHEIWRSETLLQVFVEMWLHHYSLEMYQKMQSPHAKLEVLHYRLSVSSALHSPAQPSLQALHAYQESFTPSEEHVLVVRLLLKHLHAFSGSLKPEQVSASAHSHATSPLEEFKRAAVPRFVQQKLYLFLQHCFGHWPLDASFRAVLEMWLSYLQPWRYAPEKQAQSSACQPRCVSDRWAPFVQENLLMYTKLFVGFLSRALRTDLVSPKNALMVFRVAKVFAQPNLAEMIQKGEQLFLEPELVIPHRQHRLFTAPPFTGSFLSSWPPAVTDTSFKVKSHVYSLEGQDCKYTPMFGPEVRTLLSEAQLAQLTLAMGTTRDENGKKQLPDCIVGEDGLILTPLGRYQIINGLRRFDIEYQGDSELQPIRSYEIASLVRMLFRLSSAINHRFAGQMAALCSRADFLGSFCRYHLMEPGLTGRHLLSPVARGYAASRARGPRLSLRLLGSYRTLLSLLLAFVVASLFHIGPLPCVLLLVLGYLLYAVAMTLLTERSKLHQL; encoded by the exons GCTAGCCTGAAAGCTGACTCTATAAATAAGCCGTTTGCACAGCGGTGCCAAGACTTGGTTAAAGTCATCGAGGATTTTCCAGCAAAG GAACTGCACACCATCTTCCCATGGCTGGTGGAGAGCATTTTTGGCAGCCTGGACGGTGTCCTTGTCGGCTGGAACCTCCGCTCCTTACACGGACGCATGAGTCCTGTGGAGTACAGCATTGCAATGGAATTTCTAGACCCTGG TGGCCCAATGATGAAGTTGGTTTATAAGCTTCAGGCCGAAGACTATAAGTTTGACTTTCCTGTCACCTACCTGCCC GGCCCCGTGAAAGCATCCATCCAGGAGCGCGTGCTCCCCGACAGCCCTCTGTACCACAACAAGGTCCAGTTCCCCCCGACGGGGGGCCTCGGCCTGAACTTGGCCCTCA ATCCGTTCGAGTACTACATGTTCTTCTTTGCTTTGAGCCTCATCACTCAGAAG CCACTCCCTGGGACTCTCCACATACGAACTTCAGACTGTGCGTATTTCATCCTCGTGGACAGGTACCTGTCATGGTTCCTGCCCACAGAAGGCAGTGTGCTCCCCCCGCTCTCCTCCAGTCCCGGGGGGCCCAGCCCCTCACCAGCTCCCAG GACGCCAGCCATGCCCTTCGCTTCCTATGGCCTCCATCACACCAGCCTCCTGAAGCGACACATCTCTCATCAGACGTCTGTGAACGCAGACCCCGCCTCCCATGAGATCTGGAGGTCCGAAACTCTGCTCCAG GTTTTTGTTGAAATGTGGCTTCATCATTATTCCTTGGAGATGTACCAAAAAATGCAGTCCCCTCACGCCAAG CTGGAGGTTCTGCACTACCGACTCAGTGTCTCCAGCGCCCTACACAGCCCTGCCCAACCCAGCCTCCAGGCCCTCCACGCCTACCAA GAGTCCTTCACGCCCAGCGAGGAGCACGTGCTGGTGGTGCGCCTGCTGCTGAAGCATCTGCACGCCTTCTCCGGCAGCCTGAAGCCCGAGCAGGTCTCTGCCTCCGCCCACTCGCACGCCACCAGCCCCCTGGAGGAGTTCAAACG GGCCGCCGTCCCGAGGTTTGTCCAGCAGAAGCTCTACCTCTTCCTGCAGCACTGCTTCGGCCACTGGCCCCTGGACGCGTCGTTCAGAGCT GTCCTGGAGATGTGGCTGAGCTACCTGCAGCCCTGGAGGTACGCGCCGGAGAAGCAGGCCCAGAGCAGCGCCTGCCAGCCCCGCTGTGTGTCTGACAGATG GGCGCCTTTTGTGCAGGAGAACTTGCTCATGTACACCAAACTGTTCGTTGGCTTCCTAAGCCGCGCGCTTCGCACCGACCTGGTCAGCCCCAAGAATGCACTCATGGTGTTCCGAGTGGCCAAAGTCTTTGCCCAGCCCAACCTGGCTGAGATGATCCAGAAAG GGGAGCAGCTGTTCCTGGAGCCCGAGCTCGTCATCCCACACCGCCAGCACCGCCTCTTCACAGCTCCCCCCTTCACCGGCAGCTTCCTGTCCTCATGGCCGCCGGCTGTCACTGACACCTCCTTCAAGGTGAAGAGCCATGTCTACAGCCTGGAGGGCCAGGACTGCAAGTACACCCCGATGTTCGGGCCTGAGGTCCGGACGCTG CTCAGTGAGGCCCAGCTCGCCCAGCTCACACTCGCCATGGGGACAACACGAGATGAGAACgggaagaagcagctcccagaCTGCATCGTGGGAGAGGACGGACTCATCCTCACGCCCCTGGGCCGGTACCAG ATCATTAATGGGCTGCGGAGGTTTGACATCGAATACCAGGGGGACTCGGAGCTGCAGCCCATCCGGAGCTACGAGATTGCCAGCCTGGTccgcatgctcttccgactgtcGTCTGCCATCAACCACAGG TTTGCAGGCCAGATGGCAGCCCTGTGTTCCCGGGCCGACTTCCTCGGCAGCTTTTGTCGCTACCACCTCATGGAGCCCGGGCTGACAGGCAGGCACCTGCTGAGCCCCGTGGCGCGCGGGTACGCGGCCAGCCGTGCCCGGGGCCCGAGGCTCAGCCTGCGTCTCCTGGGCAGCTACCGGACGCTGCTCTCGCTGCTTCTGGCCTTCGTCGTGGCCTCCCTGTTCCATATCGGGCCCCTGCCCTGCGTCCTGCTCCTCGTGCTGGGCTACCTCCTCTACGCTGTGGCCATGACGCTGCTGACCGAGCGCAGCAAACTGCACCAGCTCTGA
- the SMPD4 gene encoding sphingomyelin phosphodiesterase 4 isoform X6 translates to MSPVEYSIAMEFLDPGGPMMKLVYKLQAEDYKFDFPVTYLPGPVKASIQERVLPDSPLYHNKVQFPPTGGLGLNLALNPFEYYMFFFALSLITQKPLPGTLHIRTSDCAYFILVDRYLSWFLPTEGSVLPPLSSSPGGPSPSPAPRTPAMPFASYGLHHTSLLKRHISHQTSVNADPASHEIWRSETLLQVFVEMWLHHYSLEMYQKMQSPHAKLEVLHYRLSVSSALHSPAQPSLQALHAYQESFTPSEEHVLVVRLLLKHLHAFSGSLKPEQVSASAHSHATSPLEEFKRAAVPRFVQQKLYLFLQHCFGHWPLDASFRAVLEMWLSYLQPWRYAPEKQAQSSACQPRCVSDRWAPFVQENLLMYTKLFVGFLSRALRTDLVSPKNALMVFRVAKVFAQPNLAEMIQKGEQLFLEPELVIPHRQHRLFTAPPFTGSFLSSWPPAVTDTSFKVKSHVYSLEGQDCKYTPMFGPEVRTLVLRLAQLITQAKQTAKSISDQCGESTAGRPFLSWLGFCSTDTNGCYPANDLDEMGQDSVRKTDEYLEKALEYLCQMFRLSEAQLAQLTLAMGTTRDENGKKQLPDCIVGEDGLILTPLGRYQIINGLRRFDIEYQGDSELQPIRSYEIASLVRMLFRLSSAINHRFAGQMAALCSRADFLGSFCRYHLMEPGLTGRHLLSPVARGYAASRARGPRLSLRLLGSYRTLLSLLLAFVVASLFHIGPLPCVLLLVLGYLLYAVAMTLLTERSKLHQL, encoded by the exons ATGAGTCCTGTGGAGTACAGCATTGCAATGGAATTTCTAGACCCTGG TGGCCCAATGATGAAGTTGGTTTATAAGCTTCAGGCCGAAGACTATAAGTTTGACTTTCCTGTCACCTACCTGCCC GGCCCCGTGAAAGCATCCATCCAGGAGCGCGTGCTCCCCGACAGCCCTCTGTACCACAACAAGGTCCAGTTCCCCCCGACGGGGGGCCTCGGCCTGAACTTGGCCCTCA ATCCGTTCGAGTACTACATGTTCTTCTTTGCTTTGAGCCTCATCACTCAGAAG CCACTCCCTGGGACTCTCCACATACGAACTTCAGACTGTGCGTATTTCATCCTCGTGGACAGGTACCTGTCATGGTTCCTGCCCACAGAAGGCAGTGTGCTCCCCCCGCTCTCCTCCAGTCCCGGGGGGCCCAGCCCCTCACCAGCTCCCAG GACGCCAGCCATGCCCTTCGCTTCCTATGGCCTCCATCACACCAGCCTCCTGAAGCGACACATCTCTCATCAGACGTCTGTGAACGCAGACCCCGCCTCCCATGAGATCTGGAGGTCCGAAACTCTGCTCCAG GTTTTTGTTGAAATGTGGCTTCATCATTATTCCTTGGAGATGTACCAAAAAATGCAGTCCCCTCACGCCAAG CTGGAGGTTCTGCACTACCGACTCAGTGTCTCCAGCGCCCTACACAGCCCTGCCCAACCCAGCCTCCAGGCCCTCCACGCCTACCAA GAGTCCTTCACGCCCAGCGAGGAGCACGTGCTGGTGGTGCGCCTGCTGCTGAAGCATCTGCACGCCTTCTCCGGCAGCCTGAAGCCCGAGCAGGTCTCTGCCTCCGCCCACTCGCACGCCACCAGCCCCCTGGAGGAGTTCAAACG GGCCGCCGTCCCGAGGTTTGTCCAGCAGAAGCTCTACCTCTTCCTGCAGCACTGCTTCGGCCACTGGCCCCTGGACGCGTCGTTCAGAGCT GTCCTGGAGATGTGGCTGAGCTACCTGCAGCCCTGGAGGTACGCGCCGGAGAAGCAGGCCCAGAGCAGCGCCTGCCAGCCCCGCTGTGTGTCTGACAGATG GGCGCCTTTTGTGCAGGAGAACTTGCTCATGTACACCAAACTGTTCGTTGGCTTCCTAAGCCGCGCGCTTCGCACCGACCTGGTCAGCCCCAAGAATGCACTCATGGTGTTCCGAGTGGCCAAAGTCTTTGCCCAGCCCAACCTGGCTGAGATGATCCAGAAAG GGGAGCAGCTGTTCCTGGAGCCCGAGCTCGTCATCCCACACCGCCAGCACCGCCTCTTCACAGCTCCCCCCTTCACCGGCAGCTTCCTGTCCTCATGGCCGCCGGCTGTCACTGACACCTCCTTCAAGGTGAAGAGCCATGTCTACAGCCTGGAGGGCCAGGACTGCAAGTACACCCCGATGTTCGGGCCTGAGGTCCGGACGCTG GTCTTGCGCCTGGCTCAGCTCATCACGCAGGCCAAGCAGACGGCCAAGTCCATCTCTGACCAGTGTGGGGAGAGCACGGCCGGCCGGCCCTTTCTGTCCTGGCTGGGCTTCTGCTCCACAGACACGAATGGCTGCTACCCAGCCAACGACCTGGACGAGATGGGCCAGGACAGTGTCCGCAAGACAGACGAGTACCTAGAGAAGGCGCTGGAGTACCTGTGCCAGATGTTCCGA CTCAGTGAGGCCCAGCTCGCCCAGCTCACACTCGCCATGGGGACAACACGAGATGAGAACgggaagaagcagctcccagaCTGCATCGTGGGAGAGGACGGACTCATCCTCACGCCCCTGGGCCGGTACCAG ATCATTAATGGGCTGCGGAGGTTTGACATCGAATACCAGGGGGACTCGGAGCTGCAGCCCATCCGGAGCTACGAGATTGCCAGCCTGGTccgcatgctcttccgactgtcGTCTGCCATCAACCACAGG TTTGCAGGCCAGATGGCAGCCCTGTGTTCCCGGGCCGACTTCCTCGGCAGCTTTTGTCGCTACCACCTCATGGAGCCCGGGCTGACAGGCAGGCACCTGCTGAGCCCCGTGGCGCGCGGGTACGCGGCCAGCCGTGCCCGGGGCCCGAGGCTCAGCCTGCGTCTCCTGGGCAGCTACCGGACGCTGCTCTCGCTGCTTCTGGCCTTCGTCGTGGCCTCCCTGTTCCATATCGGGCCCCTGCCCTGCGTCCTGCTCCTCGTGCTGGGCTACCTCCTCTACGCTGTGGCCATGACGCTGCTGACCGAGCGCAGCAAACTGCACCAGCTCTGA